One window of the Longimicrobiaceae bacterium genome contains the following:
- a CDS encoding amidohydrolase family protein, with protein MRLIAGISALLTFFVPSTLAAFQQESDWDVTDSHGPGKVVEFTTDEGTWMSVDVSPDGRQIVFDLVGDIYLLPIEGGTARLIRGGPAFETQPRFSPDGTRIAFTSDRGGLENLWVMNADGSEPREVSHEKERQVSNPAWTPDGLYLVGRKHFRNTRSLGAGEMWLYHIAGGGGSQISERRNWEQNATEPVVSPDGRYVYYSEDVSPGGRFEYNRDPHGEIYVIQRIDLQTGEKETWIDGSGGSMAPRLSPDGSQMAFVRRLGTRTALMLHDMRSGRERVLWDSLSHDQQEAWALFGTYPGYDWTPDGSSIVIWAQGKLWRVDVASGKPRQIPFRATIRQRITDAVRFPQKIGEETFSVRMLRWVSVSPDQRQVVYSALGKLWIKELPDGTPRRLTGDQESWELYPSWSPDGQFVVYTTWNDREQGSVRIVSPSGTNPRTVTREPGHYVEPSFSPDGSHIVYRKVGGDGLRGELFTHERGIYIVPATGGEARRVTEEGSRPRFNRTGARIYLIGEDEGRTTLESVDLHGGDRHVHLSAEAATEIVPSPDDRYVAVVERYNAYLAPLPHTGRAIEFSPTSTEYPVRRISRDAGHYLHWTPDSRRVYWALGPELFHRDLAETFEFATLDGRRVQEEPTASGIPIGFVATADRPSGRIALVGGTIITMGPRGVIENGTVLVEENRIVAVGPSAEVTIPADASRVDVSGRFVMPGMVDVHAHIGTGSDGIQPTTLWGFLVNLAYGVTTMHDPSNDTEAVFTSAELIRAGMMTGPRLFSTGRILYGADTDYKVVIESYEDALSHLRRLKAVGAFTVKSYNQPRRDVRQQIVEAARELEMMVVPEGGSTFYFNVTHLLDGHTGIEHNIPVAPLYRDVLTLLAESKSGYTPTLIVNYGGLSGEYYWFQESDVWKEEPLRHFVPRAILDARSRRRQMAAPEDYSYILSARAAKAVLDAGGHVQLGAHGQLQGLGAHWELWMLEQGGMTPLEALRTATIAGAEYLGLDGDIGSIEEGKLADLVVLRENPLANIRNSKSIELVMANGRLYDSRTLAQLGNHPAPAPEPLWQQFSGGAATITHGEGH; from the coding sequence ATGCGTCTGATTGCAGGCATTTCCGCACTCCTGACCTTCTTCGTTCCCTCGACGCTCGCGGCATTTCAGCAAGAATCCGACTGGGACGTCACCGACTCCCACGGGCCCGGGAAGGTGGTGGAGTTCACCACCGACGAGGGCACCTGGATGTCGGTGGACGTAAGTCCCGACGGACGCCAGATCGTCTTCGATCTCGTCGGCGACATCTACCTCCTGCCGATCGAGGGCGGCACGGCACGGCTGATCCGCGGGGGGCCGGCTTTCGAGACGCAGCCGCGCTTCAGTCCGGACGGCACCCGCATCGCCTTCACCAGCGACCGCGGGGGCCTGGAGAACCTGTGGGTGATGAACGCCGACGGGAGCGAGCCTCGAGAGGTCAGCCACGAGAAGGAGCGACAGGTGAGCAACCCTGCCTGGACGCCGGACGGGCTCTACCTCGTGGGACGCAAGCACTTCCGCAACACCCGCTCGCTCGGTGCCGGGGAGATGTGGCTCTACCACATCGCCGGGGGTGGGGGATCACAGATCTCGGAGAGGCGGAACTGGGAGCAGAACGCCACCGAGCCGGTGGTGTCGCCGGATGGCCGGTACGTCTACTACAGCGAGGACGTCAGCCCCGGGGGCCGCTTCGAGTACAACCGGGATCCGCACGGCGAGATCTATGTGATCCAGCGGATCGACCTGCAGACAGGTGAGAAGGAGACCTGGATCGACGGATCGGGGGGCTCGATGGCACCGCGGCTTTCGCCGGACGGGAGCCAGATGGCGTTCGTCCGCCGCCTCGGCACGCGTACGGCCTTGATGCTTCACGACATGCGGAGCGGCCGCGAACGGGTGCTCTGGGACAGCCTCAGTCACGACCAGCAGGAGGCGTGGGCGCTCTTCGGCACCTATCCCGGCTACGACTGGACGCCCGATGGCTCGAGCATTGTGATCTGGGCGCAGGGGAAGCTGTGGCGGGTCGACGTCGCCAGCGGAAAGCCGCGGCAGATTCCCTTCCGCGCGACGATTCGCCAGCGAATCACCGACGCGGTTCGCTTCCCACAGAAGATCGGCGAGGAGACCTTCTCGGTTCGCATGCTTCGCTGGGTGTCGGTCTCTCCGGACCAGCGGCAGGTGGTCTACAGCGCGCTCGGCAAGTTGTGGATCAAGGAGCTCCCCGATGGAACCCCGCGAAGACTGACCGGCGACCAGGAGAGCTGGGAGCTCTACCCCTCATGGTCGCCCGACGGCCAATTCGTCGTGTACACCACCTGGAACGACCGCGAGCAGGGATCGGTGCGCATCGTCTCCCCTTCCGGCACCAACCCGCGCACCGTTACCAGAGAGCCCGGCCACTACGTCGAGCCGTCGTTCTCGCCGGACGGATCGCACATAGTCTACCGGAAGGTGGGCGGGGATGGACTCCGGGGCGAGCTCTTCACCCACGAGCGCGGCATCTACATCGTACCGGCTACTGGCGGAGAGGCGCGCCGCGTTACCGAAGAAGGATCCCGCCCGCGTTTCAATCGGACGGGCGCCCGGATCTACCTGATCGGCGAGGACGAGGGGCGAACGACTCTGGAGAGTGTGGATCTGCACGGCGGCGATCGACACGTGCACCTGTCCGCGGAAGCGGCAACCGAGATCGTCCCCTCGCCTGACGATCGCTACGTCGCTGTCGTGGAGAGGTACAACGCGTACCTCGCTCCGCTGCCACACACCGGCCGCGCGATCGAGTTCTCCCCGACGAGCACCGAATATCCCGTGCGCCGCATCTCGCGCGACGCGGGACACTACCTGCACTGGACCCCGGATTCACGGCGAGTCTACTGGGCGCTGGGGCCCGAGCTGTTCCACCGGGATCTCGCCGAGACCTTCGAGTTCGCGACCCTCGACGGCCGGCGGGTGCAGGAAGAGCCCACCGCCAGCGGCATCCCGATCGGGTTCGTCGCCACCGCCGATCGCCCCTCCGGACGCATCGCGCTCGTCGGAGGCACCATCATCACCATGGGTCCGCGGGGAGTCATCGAGAACGGCACGGTGCTGGTGGAGGAGAACCGGATCGTCGCCGTCGGGCCATCGGCCGAGGTGACGATACCCGCCGACGCGTCGCGAGTGGACGTGTCCGGTCGTTTTGTGATGCCGGGGATGGTCGACGTGCACGCCCACATCGGCACCGGCAGCGACGGTATCCAGCCGACGACCCTCTGGGGCTTCCTGGTGAACCTGGCCTACGGGGTGACCACCATGCACGACCCCTCGAACGACACGGAGGCGGTGTTCACCAGTGCGGAGCTCATCCGCGCGGGAATGATGACGGGCCCGCGGCTCTTCTCTACCGGGCGCATCCTCTACGGCGCCGACACCGACTACAAGGTGGTCATCGAATCGTACGAGGACGCCCTTTCGCACCTGCGCAGGCTCAAGGCGGTGGGCGCCTTCACCGTCAAGAGCTACAACCAGCCGAGGCGGGACGTGCGGCAGCAGATCGTGGAAGCGGCACGGGAGCTGGAGATGATGGTGGTGCCGGAGGGAGGGAGCACGTTCTACTTCAACGTCACCCACCTCCTCGACGGCCACACCGGAATCGAGCACAATATTCCGGTGGCCCCGCTCTATAGGGACGTACTCACCCTGCTGGCGGAGTCGAAGTCAGGATACACCCCGACTCTCATCGTGAATTACGGGGGCTTGAGCGGGGAATACTACTGGTTTCAGGAGTCGGACGTCTGGAAGGAGGAGCCGCTGCGCCACTTCGTCCCGCGTGCGATCCTGGACGCTCGCTCCCGGCGACGCCAGATGGCGGCCCCCGAGGACTACTCCTACATCCTCAGCGCTCGTGCCGCCAAGGCCGTGCTGGATGCCGGCGGCCACGTTCAGTTGGGTGCGCACGGGCAGCTGCAGGGCCTGGGTGCACACTGGGAGCTCTGGATGCTGGAGCAGGGCGGCATGACCCCGCTGGAGGCGCTACGGACCGCGACCATCGCCGGCGCCGAGTACCTGGGTCTGGATGGCGACATCGGCTCGATCGAGGAGGGAAAGCTGGCGGATCTCGTCGTGCTGCGGGAAAACCCGCTCGCCAACATCCGAAACAGCAAATCGATCGAGCTCGTAATGGCGAACGGACGCCTCTACGACTCCCGGACGCTGGCGCAGCTGGGCAATCATCCGGCCCCCGCACCCGAACCGCTCTGGCAGCAGTTCTCCGGAGGGGCAGCCACCATCACTCACGGGGAGGGGCACTGA
- a CDS encoding DUF5020 family protein, with protein sequence MIRQIAIAVAASALALGLRPAALAAQEEAPEEEEYPRISVTEGHLLAYFTEAENSPVLVGTLQHFSVWRYGSNFFFADVSGGSELAVRDTDLGVYLEYAPVLSLQRVGLLPAPGGPLRDIGATVQVNGGWTAGGTPIDRVFLEGVELAWSVPGFAVLNTQLLARQERGYHPSWQATWVYDVPFRLGPAVGQVAGFMDVWRRTGRGEPSTVLVAQPQILVTLGSPEPGQSFFQVGVELEPSHDFPVREARRGWNLGISPLVRWVF encoded by the coding sequence TTGATTCGACAGATCGCTATCGCGGTGGCGGCGAGCGCCCTCGCGCTGGGCCTTCGCCCGGCGGCGTTGGCGGCTCAGGAGGAAGCCCCGGAAGAAGAGGAATACCCTCGGATCTCCGTGACCGAGGGGCATCTGCTCGCCTACTTCACCGAGGCCGAAAACTCACCCGTTCTGGTCGGCACGCTCCAGCATTTCAGCGTGTGGCGGTACGGGAGCAACTTCTTCTTTGCGGACGTTTCCGGGGGGTCAGAGTTGGCGGTGCGCGATACCGACCTCGGTGTATACCTCGAGTACGCGCCGGTGCTCAGCCTGCAGCGCGTCGGGCTCCTGCCCGCCCCGGGCGGTCCCTTACGGGACATCGGGGCGACGGTCCAGGTGAACGGGGGATGGACGGCGGGCGGTACGCCCATCGACCGGGTCTTCCTGGAGGGCGTAGAGCTGGCGTGGTCGGTGCCCGGCTTCGCCGTGTTGAACACGCAGCTCCTTGCCCGGCAGGAGCGAGGTTATCACCCATCGTGGCAGGCGACCTGGGTCTACGACGTGCCTTTTCGATTGGGTCCAGCCGTGGGGCAGGTGGCCGGATTCATGGACGTCTGGCGCCGCACCGGGCGGGGTGAGCCAAGCACCGTCCTGGTAGCGCAGCCGCAAATTCTGGTGACGCTCGGCTCGCCGGAGCCGGGGCAGAGCTTCTTCCAGGTCGGAGTCGAGCTGGAGCCCTCGCACGACTTCCCTGTGCGGGAAGCGAGGCGCGGCTGGAACCTCGGCATCAGCCCGCTCGTACGCTGGGTTTTCTGA
- a CDS encoding DASS family sodium-coupled anion symporter yields the protein MNVATPPPKLAGLLSGPLLFLFLLALPAPKGMDATAWKTAALALWMAIWWITEAIPIAATALLPLAAFPFLRVGSIEEAAAPYANPVIFLFMGGFMIAAGLERAGLHRRVALAIVQALGTRPARVVAGFMIASAAISMWVSNTATAVMMLPMALSVIALLREPGESGEAQAQWDPATERAQRNFRITMMLGIAYGCSIGGVGTLIGTPPNALLAGFMAESYGRQIGFGEWMLVGVPLVVVTLPLTWLVLTRWIYPVGEEDVHGGAELIANQRRALGPLSRSERILCVVLPLIALAWVFQPLLARVVPGISDAGIAIVGALLLFVLPSGSEEGGALLDWSTAARLPWDVLILFGGGLSLAGAINRTGLASWLGESLDALQGIPPVGVATAVTLVVIFLTELTSNTATAAAFLPVAASVAAAFDTDPILLAVPAALAASCAFMLPVATPPNAIVYGTGHVSIPEMARAGLVLNLLFTAAIVILTWTIVAAVFGA from the coding sequence ATGAACGTAGCCACTCCGCCACCAAAGCTGGCCGGATTGCTGAGCGGTCCTCTGCTGTTCCTTTTTCTCCTGGCATTGCCTGCCCCCAAGGGGATGGATGCCACCGCCTGGAAGACCGCCGCCCTGGCGCTCTGGATGGCGATCTGGTGGATCACCGAGGCCATTCCCATCGCCGCCACGGCGCTACTCCCGCTGGCGGCGTTTCCGTTCCTGCGAGTCGGCTCGATCGAGGAGGCTGCGGCGCCCTACGCGAATCCCGTGATCTTCCTGTTCATGGGCGGCTTCATGATTGCCGCGGGGCTGGAGCGCGCCGGGCTTCACCGCCGGGTGGCGCTGGCCATCGTCCAGGCGCTGGGCACCCGTCCCGCGCGTGTAGTGGCGGGCTTCATGATCGCCAGCGCAGCCATCAGCATGTGGGTGAGCAACACGGCCACGGCCGTGATGATGCTGCCGATGGCCCTCTCGGTAATCGCGCTGCTACGCGAGCCGGGCGAGTCGGGCGAGGCGCAAGCACAGTGGGATCCCGCGACCGAGCGGGCCCAGCGCAACTTCCGGATCACGATGATGCTGGGGATCGCCTACGGGTGCAGCATCGGCGGCGTGGGGACACTCATCGGCACGCCGCCCAACGCGCTGCTCGCCGGCTTCATGGCGGAGAGTTACGGGCGCCAGATCGGCTTCGGTGAGTGGATGCTGGTGGGCGTTCCCCTGGTGGTGGTGACGCTGCCGCTGACCTGGCTGGTGCTGACCCGCTGGATCTATCCGGTGGGCGAGGAGGATGTCCACGGCGGCGCAGAGCTCATCGCCAACCAGCGGCGGGCGCTCGGCCCGCTCTCCAGGTCGGAACGCATCCTCTGCGTCGTGCTGCCCCTGATCGCGCTCGCCTGGGTATTTCAGCCGCTCCTGGCGAGGGTGGTGCCGGGGATCTCGGACGCCGGAATCGCCATTGTCGGCGCCCTTCTCCTCTTCGTGCTCCCGAGCGGGAGCGAGGAGGGAGGTGCGCTCCTGGACTGGTCTACCGCGGCGCGGCTTCCCTGGGACGTCCTCATTCTCTTCGGGGGAGGGCTCTCCTTGGCCGGGGCCATCAATCGCACTGGCCTGGCGAGCTGGCTCGGCGAGTCGCTCGATGCTCTCCAGGGAATCCCACCGGTCGGCGTCGCGACCGCGGTGACCCTGGTGGTGATCTTCCTCACCGAGCTCACCAGCAACACCGCCACCGCGGCCGCCTTCCTGCCGGTGGCAGCCTCGGTGGCGGCGGCTTTCGACACCGATCCGATCCTGCTCGCGGTGCCGGCAGCGCTGGCGGCGAGCTGTGCCTTCATGCTCCCCGTCGCTACACCGCCGAACGCCATCGTTTACGGCACAGGCCACGTGAGTATTCCGGAGATGGCCCGCGCCGGCTTGGTACTCAATCTTCTGTTCACTGCGGCCATCGTGATCCTCACCTGGACCATCGTGGCCGCAGTGTTCGGGGCCTGA
- a CDS encoding serine hydrolase, giving the protein MPLTLLVATAAVACSDARRAPEGSPPEVAEEAPIRTVGLNSALLERAVIRASALPRLYSLLVWRQGEIETELYFRGRGPDTPANIKSASKTIIATLIGIAIEEGHLEGLEQPIVPFFAEYLTPEQESERAGITLRDLLSMQAGLESTSGRNYGAWVTSPNWVRYAITRPMVDQPGGRMQYSTGTSHLLSAIITEATGMSTYEYAREKLAEPLGIELLPWTTDPQGIYFGGNEMRMTPRQLLRFGELFLRGGEYGGQRIISQEWIRESWIPRTQSRFNSHRYGYGWWIKEARGHSVYFAWGYGGQYLFLVPDLELIVVMTSAADVSRDGGHLRVLHSILDDDLIPAAERGARVAVHRPLH; this is encoded by the coding sequence GTGCCGCTGACCCTCCTGGTCGCGACAGCCGCTGTCGCCTGCTCCGACGCGCGGCGGGCGCCTGAAGGCTCCCCACCCGAGGTGGCCGAGGAAGCGCCGATTCGGACCGTTGGCCTGAACAGCGCCCTCCTCGAACGGGCTGTCATCCGTGCCTCCGCACTCCCACGCCTGTACAGCCTGCTCGTGTGGCGGCAGGGAGAGATCGAGACCGAACTGTACTTCCGCGGGCGGGGGCCGGACACGCCCGCGAACATCAAGTCCGCCTCCAAGACCATCATCGCCACGCTGATCGGCATCGCCATCGAAGAGGGGCACCTGGAGGGGCTCGAGCAGCCCATCGTCCCATTCTTCGCCGAATACCTCACCCCCGAACAGGAATCCGAGCGAGCGGGCATCACCCTCCGAGACCTTCTCTCCATGCAGGCGGGACTCGAATCCACCTCCGGACGCAACTACGGGGCATGGGTCACCAGCCCGAACTGGGTTCGTTACGCCATTACCCGCCCGATGGTCGACCAGCCGGGCGGACGCATGCAGTACAGCACCGGCACCAGCCATCTGCTCTCCGCCATCATCACCGAGGCGACGGGGATGAGCACCTACGAATACGCCCGCGAGAAGCTGGCGGAGCCGCTGGGTATCGAGCTCCTGCCCTGGACCACGGATCCTCAAGGGATCTACTTCGGTGGCAATGAGATGCGCATGACGCCGCGGCAGCTCCTCCGCTTCGGCGAGCTGTTCCTGCGCGGCGGCGAGTATGGTGGGCAGCGGATCATCTCGCAGGAGTGGATCCGGGAGTCATGGATCCCGCGCACGCAATCCCGCTTCAATTCGCACCGCTACGGCTATGGCTGGTGGATCAAGGAGGCACGCGGACACTCCGTGTACTTTGCCTGGGGCTACGGCGGGCAGTACCTGTTTCTGGTTCCCGACCTGGAGTTGATCGTAGTCATGACCTCGGCGGCGGACGTCTCGCGCGACGGGGGACACCTGCGCGTCCTTCACTCGATCCTCGATGACGATCTGATTCCGGCGGCGGAGCGAGGAGCGCGGGTTGCGGTACACCGACCGCTTCATTGA
- a CDS encoding insulinase family protein — protein sequence MRPIIGLLLSLLTGCTPFLLRPSALEPLPADTSVRIGELENGLRYYIRENHEPRARAELRLVVNAGSVLEAEDQRGVAHFVEHMAFNGTTNFEKQALVDYLEHIGMRFGPDVNAYTSFDETVYLLTVPTDSAGVLDTGLQILEDWATGISFDSLEVEKERGVVIEEWRLGRGAGSRMQEKQLPVLLRGSRYADRLPIGTRESLQRFDIEAARRFYRDWYRPDLMAVVAVGDFDPDSMEAKIREQFSDIPPRGGPERRNFGVPEHDETLISVATDEEATAATVSLNTKREPSRWTTVADYRRWIVETLASSMINNRLTEYTQRPNSPFLDVSSFQGRFLRPVSAYVLTARVPPNGVERGMRELLREIVRVRQHGFTESELEREKTQLLRRAQQRYTERHRITSASFAADYTAHFLYGGTLVAAEDEYELYRRLVPGITLPMVNAVAKEWMRMANRVILVSMPESDTIRVPAEWRLESIVRTMERLRTTPYDDTQVDAPLLGYQPEPGPVVSERKYEELGIVEWELENGVRVLAKATDFREDEVLMVGRSPGGSSLVSDEDYLAALTAPAVVQAGGLGELSQTELRKLLAGKVAGVGVDLSEQHEGVSGAASLQDLETLLQLVHLKFVAPRLDSLAIEAYRQQARSTIALRSRDPDQVFVDSLRAILSQYHPRALPLTVEDFERLDVERSFEIYRDRFGDASDFTFYFVGSFEVDSLRPLVERYLGSLPSRGRTEKGRDTGVEPPSGVVTRTIRRGHESRARTQIVFTGPIEFERDRLYELDLLAGVLRIRLRETLREELSGTYGVSVGAGAVAEPRPRYQVGIAFGSEPERMTELTQAVFQVIDSLQTYGPTRNDFLKAKEMALRARQTDLRTNRFWIERMLSYDQHDWPLEGILDLPEWLDRASEETIRRAARMFLDGGRYVQVTLLPEGSAPADTVEGVAGTELRR from the coding sequence ATGCGTCCGATCATCGGTCTCCTGCTCAGCCTGCTCACGGGGTGCACGCCCTTCCTGTTGCGTCCCTCCGCGCTGGAGCCGCTGCCGGCCGACACGTCGGTCCGCATCGGCGAGCTGGAGAACGGCCTGCGCTACTACATCCGTGAGAACCACGAACCGCGTGCGCGCGCTGAGCTGCGGCTGGTGGTGAACGCCGGGAGCGTCCTCGAAGCTGAGGACCAGCGAGGGGTCGCTCATTTCGTCGAGCACATGGCGTTCAACGGGACTACCAACTTCGAGAAGCAGGCGTTGGTGGACTACCTCGAGCACATCGGCATGCGTTTCGGCCCCGATGTGAACGCCTACACCAGCTTCGACGAAACCGTCTATCTGCTCACGGTTCCGACCGACTCCGCCGGGGTGCTCGACACCGGTCTGCAGATCCTGGAGGACTGGGCTACCGGTATTTCCTTCGACTCTCTGGAGGTGGAGAAGGAGCGGGGGGTGGTGATCGAGGAATGGCGGCTGGGCCGGGGAGCAGGCTCGCGCATGCAGGAGAAGCAGCTGCCAGTGCTGCTGCGCGGAAGTCGCTATGCGGACCGCCTACCCATCGGCACACGCGAATCGCTCCAGCGGTTCGACATCGAGGCCGCTCGCCGCTTCTATCGAGACTGGTATCGCCCGGACCTCATGGCCGTGGTGGCCGTGGGCGACTTCGATCCCGATTCGATGGAAGCGAAGATTCGCGAGCAGTTCTCCGACATCCCCCCGCGTGGCGGGCCAGAACGGCGAAACTTCGGGGTTCCCGAGCACGACGAGACGCTGATTTCCGTGGCCACCGACGAGGAGGCGACGGCGGCTACGGTGAGCCTGAACACCAAGCGGGAGCCGTCCCGGTGGACGACGGTGGCGGACTACCGGCGCTGGATCGTGGAGACGCTCGCCAGCAGCATGATCAACAACCGGCTGACCGAGTACACCCAGCGCCCCAACTCTCCCTTCCTGGATGTGTCGTCGTTCCAGGGTCGGTTCCTGCGCCCGGTGTCTGCCTATGTGCTGACCGCGCGAGTCCCTCCCAACGGAGTAGAGCGCGGGATGCGGGAGTTGCTGCGGGAGATCGTGCGCGTTCGCCAGCACGGCTTCACCGAGTCGGAGCTGGAGCGCGAGAAGACGCAGCTCCTGCGACGCGCGCAGCAGCGATACACCGAGCGGCATCGCATCACCTCCGCCAGCTTCGCCGCGGACTACACGGCTCATTTCCTGTACGGCGGCACCCTCGTCGCCGCAGAGGACGAATACGAGCTCTACCGCAGGCTGGTCCCCGGGATCACGTTGCCGATGGTCAACGCGGTCGCGAAGGAGTGGATGCGGATGGCGAACCGGGTGATTCTGGTCAGCATGCCGGAAAGCGACACCATCCGGGTGCCCGCGGAATGGCGTCTCGAGTCCATCGTGCGCACGATGGAGCGGCTGCGCACGACTCCCTATGACGACACCCAGGTGGATGCGCCGCTGCTCGGCTACCAGCCGGAGCCGGGACCGGTGGTCTCGGAGCGGAAGTACGAGGAGCTCGGGATCGTCGAGTGGGAGCTCGAGAACGGCGTGCGGGTGCTCGCCAAAGCGACAGACTTCCGCGAGGACGAGGTGCTGATGGTGGGGCGCAGCCCGGGTGGATCGTCACTGGTGTCGGACGAGGACTACCTGGCGGCGCTCACTGCACCGGCAGTGGTCCAGGCCGGCGGCCTCGGTGAGCTGAGCCAGACCGAGCTACGCAAGCTGCTCGCCGGCAAGGTAGCCGGCGTCGGCGTGGACCTTTCCGAGCAGCACGAGGGGGTATCCGGGGCGGCTTCGCTCCAGGACCTGGAGACGCTTCTCCAGCTCGTGCACCTGAAGTTCGTCGCCCCGCGCCTCGACAGCCTCGCCATCGAGGCGTACCGGCAGCAGGCACGCTCCACGATTGCCCTGCGCTCGCGCGACCCCGATCAGGTCTTCGTCGACTCGCTGAGGGCGATCCTCTCGCAGTACCATCCCCGGGCTCTTCCGCTCACCGTCGAGGACTTCGAGCGCCTGGACGTAGAGCGATCCTTCGAGATCTACCGGGATCGGTTCGGCGACGCGAGTGACTTCACCTTCTATTTCGTCGGCAGCTTCGAGGTGGACAGTCTCCGTCCGCTGGTGGAGCGCTATCTCGGTAGCTTGCCGTCGCGGGGACGGACGGAAAAGGGCAGGGATACGGGGGTCGAACCTCCGTCGGGGGTGGTCACACGGACGATTCGCCGGGGGCACGAGTCACGCGCTCGCACCCAGATCGTCTTCACGGGTCCGATCGAGTTCGAGCGCGATCGGCTGTACGAGCTCGATCTGCTCGCCGGGGTGCTGCGCATACGACTCCGGGAGACGCTCCGAGAGGAGCTGAGTGGCACGTACGGTGTGAGCGTCGGCGCCGGCGCGGTGGCCGAGCCTCGCCCGCGCTACCAGGTGGGAATCGCCTTCGGGAGCGAGCCGGAGCGCATGACCGAGCTGACTCAGGCCGTTTTCCAGGTGATCGACAGCCTGCAGACGTACGGTCCTACCCGCAATGACTTCCTGAAGGCGAAGGAGATGGCCCTGCGGGCCCGGCAGACGGACCTGCGAACCAACCGCTTCTGGATCGAGCGGATGCTCAGTTACGATCAGCACGACTGGCCGCTCGAAGGGATCCTCGATCTGCCGGAGTGGCTCGATCGTGCCAGCGAGGAGACCATCCGGCGTGCCGCGCGGATGTTCCTCGATGGGGGACGATACGTGCAGGTCACCTTGCTGCCCGAGGGATCCGCACCGGCCGACACTGTCGAAGGCGTTGCCGGGACGGAACTTCGCAGGTAG
- a CDS encoding M20/M25/M40 family metallo-hydrolase — protein MTHLSSSIRWRALAVVALTSIGCAAGDRASAQGQGGGNQGVDLRATLEALADDSLMGRRTGTEGADRAALFIAAELQRHGVQPAFSATPGGDSAYFQRVPLVRGDRMQLLEGWAEYDSVPAEQRVHAANVIGIVPGSDPRLRDEAIVVGAHYDHVGIGRPVDGDSIYNGADDDASGVVAVLAAARALAAGPPPARTVVFLLTTGEEQGLLGTRWYIRSPVVSLDRTVADLQVEMIGRPDSAAGGPGRAWLTGYERSSLGAELARNGLAVIPDPRPDQQFFLRSDNVAFACQGIPAHTLSSFGLHADYHGPDDEVERIDFAHFAEVVEATIAAVRLLASGDAPAWNEGGDPSRNPTVCG, from the coding sequence ATGACTCACCTCTCCAGCTCGATCCGCTGGCGTGCGCTCGCCGTCGTTGCGCTGACGTCGATTGGTTGTGCCGCGGGTGACCGCGCGTCGGCGCAGGGGCAGGGGGGTGGCAACCAGGGCGTCGATCTGCGCGCCACTCTCGAGGCGCTCGCGGACGATTCACTGATGGGACGGCGGACCGGGACCGAAGGAGCGGATCGCGCCGCTCTCTTCATCGCCGCGGAGCTGCAGCGACACGGGGTGCAGCCCGCCTTCTCAGCCACCCCGGGTGGCGATAGTGCCTACTTCCAGCGCGTGCCCCTTGTCCGCGGCGACCGGATGCAACTGCTCGAAGGGTGGGCGGAGTACGATTCCGTTCCCGCTGAACAGCGTGTTCATGCGGCGAATGTGATCGGGATCGTTCCCGGGAGCGACCCGCGGCTGCGTGACGAGGCGATCGTGGTCGGGGCTCACTACGACCACGTGGGAATCGGGCGTCCGGTCGATGGCGACTCGATCTACAACGGCGCCGATGACGATGCGTCCGGAGTAGTGGCCGTACTCGCGGCGGCGCGCGCGCTGGCTGCCGGGCCTCCACCTGCGCGAACGGTCGTCTTTCTGCTGACCACGGGGGAGGAGCAGGGTCTCCTGGGAACCCGCTGGTACATCCGGAGCCCGGTGGTTTCGCTCGATCGGACCGTGGCCGATCTACAAGTTGAGATGATCGGCCGGCCAGATAGCGCCGCGGGTGGGCCGGGACGTGCGTGGCTCACGGGGTACGAGCGCTCGAGCCTGGGCGCGGAGCTCGCGCGGAACGGCCTTGCGGTGATCCCGGACCCGCGGCCCGATCAGCAATTTTTCCTGCGCAGCGACAACGTCGCGTTCGCCTGCCAGGGTATCCCCGCACACACCCTCTCCTCCTTCGGTCTACACGCCGACTACCACGGACCGGACGACGAGGTGGAGCGGATCGATTTCGCTCATTTCGCCGAGGTGGTGGAGGCGACCATCGCGGCCGTGCGGTTGCTCGCCTCGGGAGACGCTCCGGCATGGAATGAGGGTGGGGATCCAAGCAGGAATCCAACGGTATGTGGTTGA